Proteins from one Hymenobacter gelipurpurascens genomic window:
- a CDS encoding MotA/TolQ/ExbB proton channel family protein, with product MEQKNAINKPAARPATAAAPQGEAKGGSSSLFAVFAIILAFIVSVIVFIFVLGDGSHFQGGNHDNNPLPGDYFGVVYKGGPVVPVLITMFLCVIIFSIERALTLGRAKGSKSIESFVRTIRQKLNVNDITGAIATCDQQKGSVANVVKAGLVKYQEMARERHMEKDQKVLAIQKEIEESTALELPMLEKNLVIISTLASIATLVGLIGTVLGMIKAFSALAQGGAPDAVGLANGISEALINTALGISTSALAIVAYNYFTSKIDELTYSIDEAGFSIIQTFSAQHGATEHHNTTV from the coding sequence ATGGAACAAAAGAATGCCATAAACAAGCCCGCGGCTCGGCCCGCCACTGCTGCTGCGCCGCAAGGCGAAGCTAAGGGTGGTAGTTCGTCCCTATTTGCCGTATTCGCCATCATTTTGGCCTTTATTGTAAGCGTAATCGTTTTCATCTTCGTCCTCGGCGACGGTAGCCACTTCCAAGGTGGTAATCATGATAACAACCCCCTTCCAGGCGACTACTTTGGTGTAGTGTACAAAGGCGGCCCAGTAGTACCCGTACTGATCACCATGTTCCTGTGCGTAATCATCTTCTCTATTGAGCGCGCTCTGACTCTGGGCCGTGCAAAAGGCAGCAAGAGCATCGAGTCGTTCGTACGCACCATCCGTCAGAAACTGAACGTAAACGACATCACGGGTGCTATTGCAACCTGCGATCAGCAGAAAGGTTCAGTTGCTAACGTAGTGAAAGCTGGTCTGGTGAAATACCAGGAGATGGCTCGTGAGCGTCACATGGAGAAAGACCAGAAAGTATTGGCTATCCAGAAGGAAATTGAAGAGTCTACGGCTCTGGAATTGCCTATGCTGGAGAAAAACCTAGTTATCATCTCTACCCTGGCTTCAATCGCTACGCTGGTAGGTCTGATTGGTACGGTACTCGGTATGATCAAGGCTTTCTCGGCTCTGGCACAAGGTGGTGCTCCTGACGCAGTAGGTCTGGCTAACGGTATCTCGGAAGCACTGATCAACACGGCTTTGGGTATCAGCACGTCAGCTCTGGCTATCGTAGCTTATAACTACTTCACCAGCAAAATTGACGAGTTGACCTACAGCATCGACGAGGCTGGCTTCAGCATCATCCAGACCTTCTCGGCTCAGCACGGCGCAACAGAACACCACAACACCACGGTGTAA
- the mazG gene encoding nucleoside triphosphate pyrophosphohydrolase has protein sequence MEYTSPDLRAAQLAAFSRLLDVLDRLRAECPWDRKQTLQSLRHLTIEETYELSDAILRDDLQDIKKELGDVMLHLTFYAKIAHEQGAFDIADVLNAQCEKLIFRHPHIYGDVQAETEEEVKRNWEQLKLQEKGNTSVLGGVPVSLPALVKAMRIQEKARGAGFDWDKPEQVWEKVQEELEEFSAEFVQAEPADINQERAAAEFGDLLFSLINFARHAGIDPEEALERTNRKFIQRFQYLETEAAREGHSLKDLTLKQMDRYWEEAKRLSISSTNNTQPK, from the coding sequence ATGGAATATACTTCGCCTGACCTCCGTGCAGCTCAGCTAGCTGCATTTAGTCGCTTGCTGGATGTTTTAGACCGCCTTCGGGCAGAATGCCCCTGGGACCGTAAGCAGACGTTGCAAAGCCTCCGCCATCTCACAATTGAGGAAACGTATGAACTCAGCGACGCTATTCTGCGCGACGACCTGCAGGATATTAAAAAGGAGCTAGGTGATGTAATGCTTCATCTGACTTTCTATGCCAAAATAGCCCACGAACAAGGCGCATTCGACATTGCCGATGTTTTGAACGCCCAGTGTGAGAAGCTTATTTTCCGTCATCCCCATATCTATGGCGACGTGCAAGCGGAAACCGAAGAAGAAGTTAAGCGTAACTGGGAGCAGCTTAAGCTGCAAGAAAAAGGCAACACATCTGTGCTAGGCGGCGTACCCGTTTCGTTACCTGCGCTTGTGAAGGCAATGCGGATCCAGGAAAAGGCCCGCGGTGCAGGTTTTGACTGGGATAAGCCTGAGCAAGTGTGGGAGAAAGTACAAGAAGAGCTAGAGGAGTTTTCGGCCGAATTCGTTCAGGCAGAACCCGCCGACATCAACCAAGAACGGGCTGCTGCTGAGTTTGGCGACCTTTTATTCTCGCTTATCAATTTTGCCCGACACGCGGGCATTGACCCCGAAGAAGCGTTGGAGCGTACTAATCGGAAGTTTATTCAACGCTTTCAGTATCTTGAAACAGAAGCCGCACGTGAAGGCCACAGTCTGAAAGACTTAACCTTAAAACAGATGGACCGTTATTGGGAAGAAGCTAAAAGACTCTCGATTTCTTCCACTAACAACACGCAGCCGAAATAG
- the glmM gene encoding phosphoglucosamine mutase: protein MALIKSISGIRGTIGGAVGEGLTPIDVVKYAAAFGTWVLNKTQNNTIVIGRDARLSGDMVSRLVAATLQGLGIHVIDLGLSTTPTVEMAVPAKQAGGGIILTASHNPKQWNALKLLNDKGEFISDEDGKTVLALGDSEAFDFAPVTKLGQYSVDDTFLQQHIDAILQLPLVDKEAIKARNFRVVVDAVNSTGGFAVPMLLEALGVETIEKLYCEPTGDFAHNPEPLPENLRDIARILEKGSFDLGIVVDPDVDRLALVNEDGTMFGEEYTLVAVSDYVLQQNGGGNTVSNLSSTRALRDVTEKHGGSYAAAAVGEVNVVNKMKETNAVIGGEGNGGIIYPELHYGRDSLVGIALFLSHLAKTGLTMTRLRASYPNYFISKNKIELTPEINTDEVLVQMQQRYAKQPVNTIDGVKIEFDKEWVHLRKSNTEPIIRIYAESDSNATADHLAKKIIEDIKEIINH from the coding sequence GTGGCATTAATAAAATCAATTTCAGGCATCAGAGGGACTATTGGAGGTGCTGTTGGCGAAGGCCTGACCCCAATTGATGTGGTAAAATATGCTGCGGCTTTCGGGACGTGGGTCCTCAACAAGACGCAAAACAATACCATCGTAATTGGCCGTGATGCACGTTTGTCGGGCGATATGGTGAGCCGGTTGGTGGCTGCTACCCTTCAGGGCTTAGGCATTCATGTAATTGACCTAGGTCTCAGCACTACGCCGACTGTGGAAATGGCTGTGCCTGCCAAACAAGCAGGTGGAGGCATAATTCTCACGGCTTCTCATAACCCGAAGCAATGGAATGCCTTGAAACTCCTAAATGATAAGGGCGAGTTTATTTCTGACGAAGATGGCAAAACGGTGCTGGCTCTTGGCGACTCAGAAGCCTTCGATTTTGCTCCGGTAACCAAGCTAGGCCAGTATTCAGTAGATGATACGTTTCTGCAGCAGCATATAGACGCCATCTTGCAGCTACCGTTGGTTGATAAAGAAGCCATTAAAGCCCGCAATTTCCGGGTGGTGGTGGATGCCGTGAACTCCACAGGTGGTTTTGCCGTGCCCATGCTGCTAGAAGCGCTTGGAGTCGAGACCATTGAGAAGCTGTACTGTGAGCCAACTGGCGACTTTGCGCACAACCCGGAGCCGTTGCCTGAGAACCTGCGTGATATCGCTCGGATTTTGGAGAAAGGCAGCTTCGACCTGGGCATTGTGGTAGACCCTGATGTTGACCGCTTAGCCCTAGTGAACGAGGATGGTACCATGTTCGGTGAGGAGTACACACTAGTGGCCGTATCCGACTATGTGCTCCAGCAGAATGGCGGTGGCAACACGGTCAGCAACCTGAGCAGCACCCGTGCCTTGCGCGATGTAACGGAGAAGCACGGTGGTAGCTACGCTGCTGCGGCTGTAGGCGAGGTGAACGTGGTAAACAAGATGAAGGAAACCAATGCTGTGATTGGAGGCGAAGGCAATGGGGGCATCATTTATCCCGAGCTGCACTACGGCCGCGATTCGTTGGTAGGTATTGCGTTGTTCTTGAGTCATCTGGCCAAGACTGGCCTGACCATGACGCGCTTGCGGGCTTCGTACCCGAACTACTTTATCTCCAAAAACAAGATTGAGCTGACCCCCGAAATCAATACCGATGAGGTGTTGGTGCAGATGCAGCAACGCTATGCCAAGCAGCCCGTCAACACGATAGATGGGGTGAAGATTGAGTTTGATAAAGAGTGGGTGCACCTGCGGAAATCAAACACGGAGCCTATTATCCGCATTTATGCAGAGTCGGACTCCAATGCCACGGCAGACCATCTGGCCAAAAAAATCATCGAAGACATAAAGGAGATTATCAACCACTAA
- a CDS encoding cysteine desulfurase family protein: MTVYFDNAATTPLDPEVLEAMLPFMRDHFGNPSSIHGHGRQVRAAIENARKSIAHLINAAPAEIVFTSCGTEADNYAAFGSIRTLGLRHAITSKLEHHAVLHTLQALEKAGDIQLSYLRHDARGQLDLGHLDELLATHPGRTFVSLMHANNEIGNLNDIEAIGEICQRHEAVFHTDTVQTMGHYKHDVQKLKVDFLVGSAHKFHGPKGIGFLYRRSGVLVDSLIHGGSQERNQRAGTENVYGIVGLSKALEIACRDMAEHQQHIQGLKDRFIHKLRAEIEGVEFNGLSAEAEHSLYTVLNVSLPPSEMNEMLLFNLDINRVSVSGGSACTSGANAGSHVLSALNCDPNRGAIRFSMSKYNTAEEVDYAVEQLAKMYRKEPLKI; this comes from the coding sequence ATGACCGTGTATTTTGATAATGCTGCCACTACACCTCTCGATCCGGAAGTATTAGAGGCTATGCTGCCGTTCATGCGCGACCATTTCGGTAATCCAAGCAGCATTCATGGCCACGGGCGGCAGGTACGGGCGGCCATCGAAAACGCACGCAAAAGCATTGCACATTTGATTAATGCGGCCCCGGCTGAAATTGTGTTTACCTCCTGCGGAACGGAAGCCGACAACTACGCGGCTTTCGGAAGCATCCGGACGCTAGGCCTACGGCACGCCATCACCTCGAAGCTGGAGCATCATGCGGTGCTGCATACGCTGCAGGCCCTGGAAAAAGCCGGCGACATACAACTCAGCTACCTGCGGCACGATGCCCGCGGCCAACTTGACCTAGGCCACCTAGATGAGCTGTTGGCCACCCACCCAGGCAGAACGTTTGTCAGCCTGATGCATGCCAACAATGAAATTGGCAACCTCAACGATATTGAAGCCATCGGGGAGATTTGTCAGCGCCACGAAGCCGTGTTCCATACGGATACGGTGCAGACGATGGGCCATTATAAGCACGATGTGCAGAAGTTGAAGGTCGATTTTCTGGTGGGCTCGGCACACAAGTTCCATGGGCCGAAGGGCATCGGGTTTTTGTACCGCCGCTCCGGGGTGTTGGTAGATTCCCTTATTCATGGCGGCTCGCAGGAGCGGAACCAGCGGGCCGGCACAGAAAACGTGTATGGTATCGTCGGACTATCGAAAGCCCTGGAAATCGCCTGTCGGGATATGGCTGAGCATCAACAGCATATTCAGGGACTGAAAGACCGCTTCATCCATAAATTACGGGCCGAGATTGAAGGAGTAGAATTCAATGGTCTTTCTGCTGAAGCAGAGCATAGCCTCTACACCGTGCTGAATGTAAGCCTGCCGCCTTCCGAGATGAACGAGATGCTGCTTTTTAATCTGGATATCAACCGCGTATCCGTTTCGGGCGGTTCTGCCTGTACCAGTGGCGCCAATGCAGGCTCGCATGTACTAAGCGCGCTAAACTGCGACCCCAACCGGGGCGCCATCCGCTTCTCAATGAGCAAGTATAATACGGCCGAAGAAGTAGATTATGCGGTAGAGCAACTAGCAAAGATGTACCGGAAAGAGCCGTTGAAAATTTGA
- a CDS encoding PRC-barrel domain-containing protein: protein MEPTLDSIPSGEGLHLRRLRDLSEFEVADGSPDVRGWTVRGSDGKPFGEVFELIVEVDALKVRYIDIELSASLHINERDRHILLPIGVAAIDEEGDNVFVPSLTSESVLDYPPYNEIQITREYEEAMLRALKMPLPAARPQSFYDQPSYDEQSFYHGRRNASSESFRRSDRQLDA, encoded by the coding sequence ATGGAACCTACCCTCGACTCTATCCCTTCCGGTGAAGGCCTGCACTTGCGGCGTCTGCGCGATTTATCTGAATTTGAAGTGGCCGACGGCAGCCCCGATGTACGCGGCTGGACCGTGCGGGGCAGTGATGGTAAGCCCTTCGGTGAAGTGTTTGAGCTAATAGTGGAAGTAGATGCCCTGAAAGTACGCTACATCGATATTGAGCTATCCGCCAGCCTGCACATCAACGAGCGCGACCGGCATATCTTACTGCCCATTGGAGTAGCCGCTATAGATGAAGAAGGCGACAACGTGTTCGTGCCCTCGCTTACCAGCGAATCGGTGCTGGACTACCCACCCTACAATGAAATCCAGATTACGCGGGAGTATGAGGAAGCTATGCTGCGAGCTTTAAAAATGCCGTTGCCAGCTGCCAGGCCTCAAAGTTTCTACGACCAGCCCAGCTACGACGAGCAAAGCTTTTACCACGGCCGCCGCAACGCCTCTTCAGAGTCTTTCCGGCGAAGTGACCGACAACTGGATGCATAA
- the hemH gene encoding ferrochelatase: MPSIPTSTKGRIGVLLVNLGTPDSPQTGDVRRYLNEFLTDARVIDMPAAVRYPLFRGLVVPLRAPKSAKIYQQLWTDRGSPLLFHGLDLQKLVQEKLGKDYLVAFGMRYQKPSIESALQELRDAAVDRIIVLPLFPQYAAASTGSVQEKVMDIVSKWWVVPSISFISTFVDIPGFTGTFATLGKEEMAKHHYDHVVFSYHGIPERHVLKGSQNGYCKLANCCNSYNKNNRYCYRAQCFETSRLLGAALGLSPEQYTTTFQSRLQSRLRDPWLQPYTDEVIKEFPAKGIKSVLAFSPAFVADCLETTIEVGEEFKELFEEAGGEHWQLVPSLNSHPQWVETVADMIRHN, encoded by the coding sequence ATGCCCTCCATTCCCACTTCTACTAAAGGCCGCATCGGCGTCCTGCTCGTGAACCTCGGCACGCCCGACTCGCCCCAGACCGGCGACGTGCGCCGCTACCTCAACGAATTCCTGACGGATGCCCGCGTGATTGATATGCCGGCCGCCGTACGCTACCCGCTGTTCAGAGGACTTGTGGTGCCATTACGAGCCCCCAAATCCGCCAAAATATATCAGCAGCTCTGGACCGACCGAGGCTCGCCACTGCTTTTTCATGGCCTAGATTTGCAAAAACTAGTACAGGAAAAGCTTGGCAAGGACTATCTGGTCGCCTTCGGGATGCGCTACCAGAAACCCAGTATTGAAAGCGCCCTACAAGAACTGCGCGATGCAGCTGTAGACCGCATTATCGTGCTGCCGCTGTTTCCGCAGTACGCGGCGGCCAGCACAGGCTCAGTACAAGAAAAGGTAATGGATATTGTGAGCAAGTGGTGGGTGGTGCCCAGCATCAGCTTCATCAGCACCTTTGTAGATATTCCGGGGTTCACGGGCACATTTGCCACGCTGGGCAAAGAAGAAATGGCCAAGCATCACTACGACCATGTGGTGTTCAGCTACCACGGCATTCCGGAGCGGCACGTGCTGAAAGGCAGCCAAAACGGTTACTGCAAGCTTGCCAATTGCTGCAACAGCTATAACAAAAACAACCGTTACTGCTACCGGGCCCAGTGCTTTGAGACGTCTCGCCTGCTAGGCGCGGCTCTAGGCCTCTCGCCTGAGCAGTACACCACCACCTTCCAGAGCCGCCTGCAAAGCCGCCTCCGCGACCCATGGCTGCAGCCTTACACCGACGAGGTTATTAAGGAATTCCCAGCTAAAGGCATCAAAAGTGTATTGGCCTTCTCCCCCGCTTTCGTGGCCGATTGTCTCGAAACGACTATTGAGGTCGGCGAGGAATTTAAGGAGCTCTTTGAAGAAGCCGGTGGCGAGCATTGGCAACTGGTTCCCTCGCTGAACTCGCACCCCCAGTGGGTGGAAACCGTGGCCGACATGATTCGGCATAACTAA
- the era gene encoding GTPase Era, with protein sequence MNTEPTPHRAGFVSIIGKPNVGKSTLMNALMGERLSIVTSKAQTTRHRILGILNGADFQLVYSDTPGIIQPKYELHNAMMSFVYSSLEDADVILFVTDIYEKHDEEPVVERLRKMVDTPILLLVNKIDQADQAEVEAKVDYWREHLPNATHVLPISALEKFGTGELLDLILGYLPVHPPYYPKDELTDKPERFFAAEMIREKIFKLYKKEVPYSCEVEIEEFKEEDAIIRMRSIIYVERASQKGIIIGQQGAALKKVGTWAREEMEKFFQKKVFLEIHVKINENWRTDPKALSRFGYNQ encoded by the coding sequence GTGAATACCGAACCAACTCCGCACCGCGCTGGCTTTGTGAGCATTATCGGCAAGCCCAATGTGGGCAAGTCTACGCTTATGAACGCCCTGATGGGCGAGCGGCTCAGCATCGTTACGAGCAAGGCCCAGACCACGCGTCACCGCATCTTGGGCATCCTCAACGGCGCTGATTTCCAGCTTGTCTATTCCGATACGCCCGGTATCATCCAGCCCAAATACGAGTTGCACAACGCCATGATGTCGTTTGTGTACTCCTCCTTGGAAGATGCGGACGTGATTCTGTTCGTGACCGACATCTACGAAAAGCACGACGAAGAGCCGGTAGTTGAGCGTCTGCGCAAAATGGTAGACACACCGATCCTGCTGCTCGTTAATAAAATTGACCAAGCCGATCAGGCCGAGGTGGAAGCCAAAGTAGACTACTGGCGTGAGCATTTGCCCAATGCCACCCACGTTCTGCCGATTTCGGCGCTGGAGAAGTTCGGGACCGGCGAACTGCTGGATCTGATTCTGGGCTACCTGCCAGTGCACCCACCGTACTACCCCAAAGACGAGCTAACCGACAAGCCCGAGCGGTTCTTTGCGGCCGAGATGATTCGGGAAAAAATCTTCAAGCTCTACAAAAAAGAGGTGCCTTACAGCTGTGAGGTAGAAATTGAGGAGTTCAAAGAAGAAGATGCCATCATCCGGATGCGCTCCATCATCTATGTAGAGCGCGCCAGCCAGAAAGGCATCATCATCGGGCAGCAAGGCGCTGCTCTCAAGAAAGTAGGCACCTGGGCCCGCGAGGAAATGGAGAAGTTCTTCCAGAAGAAAGTATTCCTCGAAATCCACGTAAAAATCAACGAAAACTGGCGCACTGACCCCAAAGCGCTAAGCCGCTTTGGCTATAACCAATAA
- the der gene encoding ribosome biogenesis GTPase Der — protein sequence MKNTIAIVGRPNVGKSTLFNRLVGQRKAIMDNESGVTRDRHYGYGEWIGKYYTVIDTGGYVHNSDDIFEGEINKQVKLAIDEADVVLFMVDVDAGIHHLDEEFANVLRRYQGKKPIYIVANKADTNSRIHASGEFYTLGVGDGEIFPISSQSGSGTGDLLDAVVSHFEEEGVEEPDAGVPKIAIVGRPNVGKSSFVNLLLGTDRSIVTDIAGTTRDSIQARYNAFGNEFILVDTAGLRRKTKVHEDVEFYSVLRSLRALEESDVCIVMLDATRGIEAQDVNIIGLADKNRKGIVILVNKWDLIENKETNTAKDFEAKILEKIAPIAYPPIIFTSVLTKQRVHKAIETAVQVYENKRKKVPTSELNEVMLREIEKYPPPISKGKLVRIKYVTQLPTHNPVFAFFCNLPQYVKESYTRYLENRLRENFGFEGTPIGIVFRKK from the coding sequence ATGAAAAATACCATTGCCATTGTAGGCCGCCCCAACGTGGGTAAGTCTACCCTTTTTAACCGCCTCGTAGGCCAGCGCAAAGCCATCATGGACAACGAGTCCGGCGTGACGCGCGACCGGCACTACGGCTACGGCGAGTGGATCGGAAAGTACTACACCGTGATTGACACCGGTGGCTACGTGCACAACTCCGACGACATCTTCGAAGGCGAAATTAATAAGCAGGTAAAGCTGGCCATTGATGAGGCTGATGTAGTCCTGTTCATGGTAGACGTAGACGCGGGCATTCATCACCTGGATGAAGAATTTGCCAACGTACTGCGCCGCTACCAAGGCAAAAAGCCGATTTACATTGTCGCCAACAAGGCCGATACCAACTCGCGCATTCATGCTTCCGGTGAGTTCTACACGTTGGGCGTGGGCGATGGTGAGATTTTCCCGATCAGCAGCCAGAGTGGTTCCGGCACCGGCGACCTGCTGGATGCGGTAGTGAGCCACTTTGAGGAAGAAGGCGTGGAAGAACCCGATGCTGGTGTTCCGAAAATTGCCATCGTAGGCCGCCCGAACGTGGGAAAATCGTCGTTCGTGAACCTGCTGCTGGGCACCGACCGCAGCATCGTAACGGATATTGCTGGCACCACCCGCGACTCTATTCAGGCGCGCTACAATGCCTTCGGCAACGAGTTCATTCTGGTAGATACCGCTGGCCTACGCCGCAAAACCAAGGTGCACGAAGACGTAGAGTTCTACTCAGTGCTGCGCTCGTTGCGTGCCTTGGAAGAATCGGATGTCTGCATCGTGATGCTCGACGCTACGCGCGGCATTGAGGCCCAGGATGTGAACATCATTGGCCTGGCCGACAAGAACCGCAAGGGCATCGTGATTCTGGTGAACAAGTGGGACCTGATCGAGAACAAGGAAACCAATACGGCCAAGGATTTCGAGGCAAAAATCCTCGAAAAGATTGCGCCTATTGCCTATCCGCCTATCATTTTCACCTCGGTGCTCACCAAGCAGCGCGTGCATAAGGCCATTGAAACGGCCGTGCAGGTGTATGAGAACAAGCGCAAGAAAGTACCGACTTCCGAGCTGAACGAGGTGATGCTGCGCGAAATCGAGAAATACCCGCCGCCCATTAGCAAGGGCAAACTGGTGCGCATCAAGTACGTGACGCAGCTGCCCACGCACAACCCTGTGTTTGCGTTCTTCTGCAACCTGCCGCAGTACGTGAAAGAGAGCTACACGCGCTACCTGGAAAACCGCCTGCGCGAAAACTTTGGCTTCGAAGGCACACCTATCGGTATTGTTTTCCGGAAAAAGTAA